The sequence GCCCCGCGGTCGCCGAGACGTACGCCGAACTCCGAGCGCGGGCGACGGTGGTCTCGCCGAGTCGCGTCGTCGGCGCAGTCGCCGCCGCGGCCGACGAGAGCCGAGACGCGACGGACGCCACCCGGTCCGCTCAGTCCTCCCAGTCCTCGTCGCCGTCTCGCTTCTCCGACCAGCGGTCGTAGAGCGCGTCGCCGACGACCGAGCCGACGATGCCGGGGAGCAGAAACAGCGACCCGAGAAAGACCGCGGCGATGCTCAGCCAGCGCGAGTACGGCTCCGTCGGCGGCCACAGCAGCGGAATCCACTGAACGACGAACTCCCAGAGCAGGACGACGAGCAGAAACGAGAGCACGGTCGTACAGCCGAGTCGGACGGCGAGGCGTCTCGCGGACGGTCCCGGTTGCGGGTCGGGGAACTCGAAGTCGTCGGCCACGGTCGCAGTTCGTGCGCGACCGATATAACCGACACGCGATGCACACACTGCGAGGGTGTACACACTGCGAGGGTGCACATACTGCGAGGGACCACTACGACGCGCGAAGCGTCAGCCTTACTCGCCGCGGGAGCGACGCTCCGGACAGACATGACGGTGCCCTGCGTACGCGTGCCCGCCTCCGCGGGCGAGGAGACCCGACAGGCGCTCGTCGAGGCGGGCGTCGTCGACCACGGTCACGACATCGTCGCCGACGACGGCGTCCTCTACATTCCCGTGACCGACTCGACGGGCGTCCCTGCCGACTACGAGGTGGTCGACCGCGACGTCCCGACCCGACGACAGCAGCGGACGCCCGCCGACGTGTTGGGTTTCGAGCCCTCCTACGAGCGACTCGGCGACATCGTCATCCTCGACGAGGACGACCCCGAGCGCGCCCGCGAGATAGCCGACGCGGTGATGGACTCCGACGTCCGCGCGAAGACGGTCGTCAACCGCGACTCGAAGATTCGGGGCGAGCTCCGCGTCCGCGACTGGGAGCTGCTCGTGGGGAGCGACACCGAGACCGTCCACCGCGAGTACGGCTACGAGTTCCTCCTCGACATCTCGACCGTGTACTTCTCGCCGCGGCTGGCGACCGAGCGCCACCGCGTCGTCGCCCAGGTCGAACCGGGCGAACGCGTGTTCGACATGTTTGCCGGGGTGGGCCCGTTCGCGATTCCCTGCGCCGGAGAAGGCGCGGAGGTCGTCGCCGTCGACCTGAACGAGGCTGCCGTCGAGTACCTCCGCGAGAACGCACGCCGAAACGGCGTCGAAGAGCGACTCACGGCGATTCAGGGAGACGTGACCGAAGCGGGAAGCGAGTACGAAAACTGGGCCGACCGCATCGTGATGAACCTCCCGCACAGCGCCGGCGAGTTCCTGGACACGGCCGTCGCCGTCGCGGGCGACGACTGCGTGGTTCACTACTACGACATCCAGCACGAGGACGACCCGTTCGGCCCCGGCGAGCGGGCGATTCGCGCCGCCGCCGAGCCCGAGTACGAAGTGACCGTGCTGAACGAGCGCGTCGTCCGGTCGTACGCGCCTCACGAGTACAACGTCTGTCTCGACGTTCGGCTGTCCCGGTGAGAGGGGGTACCTGCGCCTCGCCGTCGCACGCCGCGACTCGTTTCGGAACCCTTATTGGCCCGATGGCGGTACGTTGAGATGCGCGATACCGCGCCGGTGTAGCTCAGCTGGCAGAGCGATTCCTTCGTAAGGAATAGGCCGAGGGTTCAAATCCCTCCACCGGCTTTTTCTGCGACGAACCCCGTGCAGAGCGAAGCGAACCGCGAGCGACTCGAATCGGTGCCGAGCGACGCACCGACCGCGCCCCCGGGTCCGCGCACCGGTTTGCGTCTGTCCACGGTATCGCGTCTCTGTCCGCCGAACATCCTCCGGTGAGTCCTCTGTTTAGCCAAGTTTCGTCGCGGACGTCGTGGCCGACAGATAGTGGCGACCGTCGAAAGAAGTCTGTCCGTGTGCCTACTACGGGGCAGACCCCTTTCTCGGAGTCGCCACTTATGAGACCATGCCCGGAGTATAAGCACTTATCGAATAACCTATAGTTTGAGCGGTGATTCGGTCCGGGCAGCATGTCTTCCCGAGGCCGAAGCCGCTCGAACCACTCTCGGGTCTCGCCACCGAGCGAATCGGCGCTCACGAGGTTCGCTCACGAGGTCTGCGTACGTGACTGACGCTCGCCGAAAGCGCCCGTCTTCCAAACGACCCAGAGACACTCGCTTCGTTTCCCCGTAGACGGTCGGGTTCGGTGAGACACGAAAGGGTTCGACACCGAAAACGTCCGGTCGGGCGATGGTCCCCCTTTCGACCCGGCTCCGACCGGTGTGCTCGTCGCTAACGTGACCACCAGATAATTTATTACAACTTACGTATTACAATCTTATGTGCCTACTACGGGTAAAATTCCACAACAGATTACGTCGCCCGGCATCAGCGTCCCGACGTACGCGATAGATATCACGGAAGCGATGGCCGGCGAGGACGTCTCCACGGCGATCATCATGTCGATCGCGGCCATCGAAGGACGCGACCCGCTGGACCTCGATCCGATGTTCGACGACATCGAGACCGATTCGCTGAACACGCTGTTCAACTCCCCGTCGAACGATCTCCACGTCCAGTTCACCACGAACGGATGGAACGTGCAGCTTCACGGCTCGGGCGAGGCCATTTTCGAGCGCCAGATCTCTCTGTCCGAGGCTTCCGGGCCGAACTCCGAGAAATCGACCGCGTAGCGACACCGCTGACGAACTCGTTCTGCTACTCGGACGAGTAGCTCTCGGCTCGAAAACGCTCACTCGGGCGGCTTCCGTTGGGGCTCGCGGTCTGTCCGTCTGGCGGCGACTAACCGCCGAAGCCACTCGATCTGTTCGTCGCTGATTCCGTCTTCGACCGCGGTCTGTGGCGGGTTTCCGAGTTTGAGCTCTTTACTCGGTCGTCGGGGATGGTTTTTTGTGCGGCTCGGCTCCCGGTGAGGCGTAGTCGCCGTCATGCGTGGTTTTTTCCTACTTAGCGAAAATAAATCTTACTTAGGAAAAAATTGACGAGTGCTTAGCACCGCTCCGTACACCGCTGACACGCGACGCCCCACGAGCGACGAACTCGCCGCTCGGGACGGAGGACGGTCCGGGAACTGCCGTGACAGTCGACCGTTCGCGGACCGACGCGGCTCTGAGACGTTCGCTTCGGTACGCACCGTTCGGACGAGGGTGCGCTGTACCAGCTATCGGGGGGTTGCGAGGCGCGGGTTCGCAGCCGGAGTCGTCAGGGCCACCCGGCCGGGAGTTCCTCTCGGTGTTCGTCGAGGAGTTCGAGCAGCGGTGTCGCCTCCTCGAGCAACGGACCGCGTCGTATCGTCGCGCGTTCTTGGTCCCAGTCGACGAACCCCGCTTCGTTGAGCTGCGGCAGGTGAACGTGGTAGAGGTTCTCGGGGGCGACGCCCGCCTCGGCCAGTTCGGCGGCGAACCGTTCCAGTTCGACGGCCTCGTCGGCGCCGTACTCCCGCGCTAGAAAAACGAGGATGCGTCGACGCGACTGGTGGCTCAACGTACGAAAGAGACAGTCGAGTGTCGTAGCGCTCCAGTCGTGTTCGGTCACCGACTGACGCCCCCGGACCGTCTCCTGTAGCTTTGCGAGAATACCATCCGTTCGAGAACTACTACGCTCGGAACAATCAACCACTACCTACATTGGTACAGGACTTTTATCGCTCTCCACGTCTGCCCGACCGAACTTTCGTTCTCGGACCCCTCAAAATCTCGTTTCCGGGCGTCTCGACCGTCTACCCGTTCGCTCCGTCCCTCCGAACTTCGTCCCTCCGAACTTCGACCCTCCCCGAACTTCGACGTCTCGACCCTTCGACCCTTCGACGTTCGTTTGTCGGCCAGCCGCGCGCCGCGCCGATGCAGACGGTTTATGCGGGCGTGTCGCCGACTCCGACCACACGATGCTCACGTTCATCGGACTCGGTCTCTACGACGAGCGGTCGATAACCGTCGAGGGTCGGGAGGCGCTTCGGAGCGCCGACCGCGCCTTCGCGGAGTTCTACACCAGCAAACTCATCGGGACGACGGTCGAGGCGCTCGCCGACCACCACGGCGTCGACATCGACGTCAGAGACCGCGCGGGGGTCGAGCGGGATGCGGACGAGATTCTCGACGCCGCCGAAGACGGCGACGCCGCGTTTCTCACCGCCGGGGACACGATGATATCGACGACGCACGTCGACCTGCGCCTCCGGGCCCACGAGCGCGGCATCGAGACGAACGTCGTCCACGGCGTCACCGCACAGTCGGCGGCGAGCGGACTCACCGGCCTGCAGAACTACAGGTTCGGAAAGGCGACGACGCTCCCGTTCCCGTACGCCCACGGTGCCGACGGAACCCCCCAGAGCGTCGTCGACACCGTCGAGGACAACCGCGAGCGCGGCCTCCACACGCTCGTCTACCTCGACATCAAGGTCGGCTACGAGCGCGCGGGCGTTGACGCCGACGACGAGTACATGACCGCCGACTTCGCGGCGGGCGAGTTCGCCCGCGACTGGGACGGCGACGCGCTGGGTGTCGTTGTCGCCCGCGCGGGCAGTCCGGAACCGGTCGTCGCCGCCGACCGACTCTCGGCGCTCGCCGAGCGCGAGTTCGGCGACCCGCTGCACATGCTCGTCATCCCCGCGTCGCTGCACGACCTGGAGGCGGAGGCGCTCTCGGCGTTCGGCGGTGCGCCCGCCGAGGTCGTCGACGAGAACACCGTGTAGCGCAGGAGCCGACGAGAAACCAGCGAGGTGACGGTGTTAGTCGTCGCCGTTGCCGCTCTGTTCTATCTCAGCACCGCTCTCGACGCCGACGCGTCCGCCGTCGGGGCGCGCCTGTCCGCGACCACCTGCTTGCTGGACGTCGAGCGCGCTGTGGAGGTCGTACTCCTCGCGGGTCAACATGTACAGCACGTCCTCGATGACGGTGAGCAGTTCGGGCAGTTCGCGGACGACGAGGTAGGTGATGCCCATGAGCGCGACGACGGCGAGCAGTTGGCTGATGACGCGGTCCGAGAGGAAAAAGGACACCATGTAGGGGTCCGAGGAGCCGAACAAAAACAGCACCTCGTCGACGAACCACTGCATGTACTGCTTGCCGAAGACGATGCCGATGAACGTCGTCCGAAGCAAGTTCAGCGCGTAGATGATGGGGATGGCGATGGCGAGCGCGCGGAGTTTCCGACCCAGCGGCGCGCGGACCGCGGCGATGAGCCCCGCGAAGATGGCCATGCTCCCGATGCCGGTGCAGGCGAGGACGACCGAGAAGACGAGACTGTGGCCGTCGGTGTGGACGAACCTGAACGTGTTGTCGTAGCCCTCCGGACCGACGATGGGCGTCGGGTCGTAGCCGAGCAGGTTGATAAGGTCGCCGGTCTGGGACGCGACGACCTCGACCAACACCTCTCGGGGCGAGGGGATGGTCGTCGCGCCGACCGTTATCGCGGGGATCGTCTCGAACGGGAGGTAGACGATGCCCATCACGGCGACGGCGCGCGAGAGCACGAACAGAGTGTCGCGGCCGCGGTACAGCAACAGCCCCGCGTAGAGGCTGAGCGGGACCGCCGCGAGGCTGAGGACGCCCTCGATGTAGGATTTGTGCTCGAAGGCGAAGTGCGGGAACAGGTTGAGCCAGAAGAGCGCGAAAGCGACCCACGCGCTCACCATCACGTACCGAGCGACGCGCCGATTCGAGCGTTCGAACAGCGCACCGCCGGCGAACAACGCGATGGCGACCCACGCGAGCGGGTCGGAGGGGACGACGCCGGGCATACCGCTATGCTTCGCGTGCGGGGGTAAATCCCTTGTCGTCTGTTGTGGGGCGAGCGCACGAGCGGTCAGGAGAATCGACTGTCTCGAACGCCGACCGACGTCGCTGTCGCTCGTCGGTGTGAGTTCGATAAAGGAAGTAGGGCCGGGAACGGTCCCGGTGGTTCTGCGTTAGCGCTCGAAAGCAGACTCGTCAGAGTCTACTTAGTTGTCGCGGCGGACCGCGAGGAGCGCAGCGGCGATGAGCGCGACGAGAGCGACGATGACACCGAAGCCGGGCGTGTCCGTTTCGGTCTCGCCGTCACCGTTGCCACCATCGGTGGTTTCCTCGGTGGTTTCCTCAGGAGTGTCCTCGGTGGTCTCCGTAGGCTCATCCGTGGTGGTTTCCGTGGTGGTGTTGTTCGTCTCGGTGGTGGTGACGTTACCGTCGTCGCCACCGCTCGTGCCGTTCACGATGACTGCCGAGTACTCAGTGTCGCCCTCGAAGCCAGAGCCAGTCTGGTCGTTGAGCGACAGCGTGAAGTTCGTACCTGCTTCGAGGTCAGCGAAGTCGAAGGAGGCGTTGAACGTTCCGTTCTGACTGACAGTCACGGTCTGCGTTTCGACGAACGTGTTGGTTGCACCGGACTCACTCTGCGCGCGGACGCGAATCTCGGAGCCAGGCGCGATCGAGGATTCGCCCTCAACCGAACCGTTCTCGGAGGCAGCAACCTCAACGACATCGTCGTCGTTAGTCTCGAGGGAAGCCTCGCGGTCAACGACCTCGAAGGTCGAACCAACAGTGACGTCGTCATCTTCGACAAGGTCACCGCTCGCAGTCATCGAGACGTTGAATTCTTTACCACTGTCGAACGCAACAGTGTCACCGTTCGGACGTTCGAGCTCTTCAGAGTCCGTGTCAACAACAACGAAGAGGTTGTTGTTCTCATCGTCGAGAACAACGTTCTCTGCAGTTAGTTCAGTCGATGCAGCCTCACGGTTCGCACCGGGGTTCATCTCCTCAACGGTGAGGGTAAGGTCGCTTGCGTCGTCACGTTCAAGAGCGCCGAAGAAGCCGGAGCCCTGAATCTGGACGACAGCGATGTCGCCCTCAGCAACGGTGCTGTCCTGCGTGATTTCGCCATCCTCGATCGCTTCGAGGACATCCTCACGCGAAGTATCGCTGTCAACAGCACCAGCGGGTGCAGTCCATGACTGAGCATCCTGAATGGAGCTCTCCGTCACAGCAAGCGTGCTGACGTCCGTCGAGTCAATTTCGCTGTCGTCAGCGAAACCAGACGGACCAACTTCGATGTCGTAGTTAGCTGCGTCGAGGACGCCGGAGACACCGATGTTGCTCGCGTTGTCGAAGGCCGTTACGGACGAGTCCTCGTCGCCCGAAAGACCGTAGTTGTTCGCTTCAGTCGGGTTGTACGTGTTGATGGTGACGTTCGCGACTCCGTCCTCGTCTTCGTCGTTGACGGTAGCGTTGACAACGTAGCCGTCGTCGTTGCTACCGATGAGGATGTCGGCTTCCGTCGTGTCTTCCATCTCAACCTGGAAGGTCGTAGTGTCTCCAGATTCGACGTTCACGCTATTCGGGAGCGAGACAGCCTGGTCAACTTCCTCAACATCGATTGACGTGGAGTCCTCTGCGGTCGTGTCCGCAACAGAGAATGTGAAGTTGTACTGGCCAGGGCTGACATCGGAGAAGTCAGCCGTATAGTCGCCGCCCTTGTTGAAGTTCTCAAGGACAACATCACCGTCGTCAGTCTCTCCAATCTGGAAATCCTCTGCACCAGGATTGTCGGCCACGTTATCCTCGAAAAGGGCTTCGATTTCATCGTTGCTCAGGTCCTCTGCTTCGACGACAAGGTCGAACTCGGAGCGAACGGCGGAGTCAACGTTGAGTGTCGTATCGCCGCCCTGGTTAACTGTCTCGTCCTCGAAGGACGCAGAGATGTCCTGCTCCGTAATGTCGAAGGAGCCACTGTTCGGGTCCGATGCATCACTAGTTCCGGACTCAGTCACGGAGAGTGCCGTATTCCGGTCGTTAGCCTCAACAAGGGCGTACGAACCAGAACCGAGGGAACTGGTGTCAATGATGGCCGAGCCGTCAGCGTCCGTAGTGAACGAGTAGACGGTCGTACCAAGACTATTGTCTTCGACAGTACGAATCTGGTAATCAGCTTCGGTCGATGCGCCGGTCTCTACATAGAGCTCCTGACCCTGATAGAACAACGACCCTGAGGTAAGGGTGTCGTCAGCGTCAGCAGCGTTAGCCGCAGCAGCCGTACCTGCAAACGCGACGGTGCCCGCGAAAACGGAGAACACCATCAGCGCAGCAAGGAACACTGCACGGAACTTCTGTGTTGTTTGTGTCATGGTTTTGTGCTGTTGTCGGCAACACCTACTTTCGCCCGTGCCTGGATACCGAAACGCCCAGCGGAGTGCCGGACTTGGCGGGGGATACTCGTCGATGCTACCATGGGTAGGGGTACGCTCAAAACCTTAGCCTCTCATTATAAATGCTTTGTGGTAAATCGGGGGATTTGTCATCCAGTGACACGACCGAATTCGAGGGACAGAAGCGTTCTCCTGCTGATACGGGGTTAAGTATTTTGTGTCTGACTACTCCAGTCGCTGATAACTGAAATCCGAGGTTTTACCGACTGACGTTCGGAAATCAAGCGTTTTCGACTTCGGTGGTGAAACCCGACGAGCGGACTCTCCTGTCGCTAAAAATAGCCAGTAGAACTAAATTTCACTCTCAGGCAGAGGTCGATTCAGCACGAAGGGACATTCGGGGTTCGCCTCGTTCGCGTATGATTCACGGGGGAGTGGGGCCGTCTTCCAACGCCGAAACTGTCCGTTGCGAGCGACTGCTCGGTCAGTACCGCGAAAACTTGGAGAACGGGCGTTCGGTCGTCCGCGTGAGCGTCGGGACTACGCCGGGAACAGCGAGTCGGCGTCGAAGTCGCGTTCGAGCA is a genomic window of Haloprofundus halophilus containing:
- the dph5 gene encoding diphthine synthase, producing MLTFIGLGLYDERSITVEGREALRSADRAFAEFYTSKLIGTTVEALADHHGVDIDVRDRAGVERDADEILDAAEDGDAAFLTAGDTMISTTHVDLRLRAHERGIETNVVHGVTAQSAASGLTGLQNYRFGKATTLPFPYAHGADGTPQSVVDTVEDNRERGLHTLVYLDIKVGYERAGVDADDEYMTADFAAGEFARDWDGDALGVVVARAGSPEPVVAADRLSALAEREFGDPLHMLVIPASLHDLEAEALSAFGGAPAEVVDENTV
- a CDS encoding BGTF surface domain-containing protein codes for the protein MTQTTQKFRAVFLAALMVFSVFAGTVAFAGTAAAANAADADDTLTSGSLFYQGQELYVETGASTEADYQIRTVEDNSLGTTVYSFTTDADGSAIIDTSSLGSGSYALVEANDRNTALSVTESGTSDASDPNSGSFDITEQDISASFEDETVNQGGDTTLNVDSAVRSEFDLVVEAEDLSNDEIEALFEDNVADNPGAEDFQIGETDDGDVVLENFNKGGDYTADFSDVSPGQYNFTFSVADTTAEDSTSIDVEEVDQAVSLPNSVNVESGDTTTFQVEMEDTTEADILIGSNDDGYVVNATVNDEDEDGVANVTINTYNPTEANNYGLSGDEDSSVTAFDNASNIGVSGVLDAANYDIEVGPSGFADDSEIDSTDVSTLAVTESSIQDAQSWTAPAGAVDSDTSREDVLEAIEDGEITQDSTVAEGDIAVVQIQGSGFFGALERDDASDLTLTVEEMNPGANREAASTELTAENVVLDDENNNLFVVVDTDSEELERPNGDTVAFDSGKEFNVSMTASGDLVEDDDVTVGSTFEVVDREASLETNDDDVVEVAASENGSVEGESSIAPGSEIRVRAQSESGATNTFVETQTVTVSQNGTFNASFDFADLEAGTNFTLSLNDQTGSGFEGDTEYSAVIVNGTSGGDDGNVTTTETNNTTTETTTDEPTETTEDTPEETTEETTDGGNGDGETETDTPGFGVIVALVALIAAALLAVRRDN
- a CDS encoding HalOD1 output domain-containing protein, which codes for MAGEDVSTAIIMSIAAIEGRDPLDLDPMFDDIETDSLNTLFNSPSNDLHVQFTTNGWNVQLHGSGEAIFERQISLSEASGPNSEKSTA
- a CDS encoding class I SAM-dependent methyltransferase; translated protein: MTVPCVRVPASAGEETRQALVEAGVVDHGHDIVADDGVLYIPVTDSTGVPADYEVVDRDVPTRRQQRTPADVLGFEPSYERLGDIVILDEDDPERAREIADAVMDSDVRAKTVVNRDSKIRGELRVRDWELLVGSDTETVHREYGYEFLLDISTVYFSPRLATERHRVVAQVEPGERVFDMFAGVGPFAIPCAGEGAEVVAVDLNEAAVEYLRENARRNGVEERLTAIQGDVTEAGSEYENWADRIVMNLPHSAGEFLDTAVAVAGDDCVVHYYDIQHEDDPFGPGERAIRAAAEPEYEVTVLNERVVRSYAPHEYNVCLDVRLSR
- a CDS encoding DUF7344 domain-containing protein: MSHQSRRRILVFLAREYGADEAVELERFAAELAEAGVAPENLYHVHLPQLNEAGFVDWDQERATIRRGPLLEEATPLLELLDEHREELPAGWP
- the artA gene encoding archaeosortase A, whose protein sequence is MPGVVPSDPLAWVAIALFAGGALFERSNRRVARYVMVSAWVAFALFWLNLFPHFAFEHKSYIEGVLSLAAVPLSLYAGLLLYRGRDTLFVLSRAVAVMGIVYLPFETIPAITVGATTIPSPREVLVEVVASQTGDLINLLGYDPTPIVGPEGYDNTFRFVHTDGHSLVFSVVLACTGIGSMAIFAGLIAAVRAPLGRKLRALAIAIPIIYALNLLRTTFIGIVFGKQYMQWFVDEVLFLFGSSDPYMVSFFLSDRVISQLLAVVALMGITYLVVRELPELLTVIEDVLYMLTREEYDLHSALDVQQAGGRGQARPDGGRVGVESGAEIEQSGNGDD